In Spiroplasma floricola 23-6, the DNA window ATTTCTGACTCTTTTTTTTCATTTCAATCCATTGTTGCAAATGGTCAAAAAGCACTTGAAAATCAAGTATCTAAAACATCTGAATCTCTTGTTCAATTGCTTTCATCTTTTGGTGGATTAACTCCTACATAAACTTCTTTTGTTTGATTGTGATATCAAGCAGGTATTTGATGTCCTCATCATAATTGACGTGAAATTGTTCAATCATAAGTATTTTGCATTCATTTATTTAATGTTTCATTAAATCTATTAGGATAAAAGTTAATTGCTTCTTTTGAATTTTGTAATTCTAATACTTGATTTGCTAAATAATCCATTTTAACAAACCATTGATCTGAGATAAAAGGTTCAACAATAACATTACTTCTTTCAGAATAGCCAACTTGATGAGTTATTTCTTCTTTTTTGATGAATGTACCTTCTTTTGTTAATTTTTCAACAATTTTTTCTCTTGCAACAAATCTATCTAAACCATTAAATTCTAATGCTTTTTCATTCATTGTTGCATCATCGTTCATAACAACAATTTGTTCTAAATTATGTTTTAAACCAAGTTCAAAATCATTGATATCATGAGCTGGAGTGCATTTCATAATTCCTGTTCCAAAGTCAATTTCTACATATTCATCCCCTATAACAGGTATTAGAGCTTGATTTGAGGGGTTTATAACAGTTTTTCCAATATACTTGCTATATCTTTCATCTTTTGGATTAACAACCAAACAAACGTCTCCAAACATAGTTTCTGGACGTGTTGTTGCAACTTGTAAAAATTGTGATTTATTATCATTTAAAATATATTTAAAATGATACATTGCCCCTTTTGTTTCTTTATAAATAACTTCAATATTTGAAATAGCTGTTTTTTGCTTTGGATCTCAATTTATAATTCTTTTACCTTTATAAATTAATCCCTTTTCATACATGTTAACAAAAACATAATTAACAATTTCATTTAATTGATCTGAGTATGTAAATTTTTCTTTTGAATAATCTAAACTAAGTCCTAGTTTTGCTCATTGACTTCTAATAGTTTTGGCATACTCTTCTTTTCATTCTCAAACTTTTTCAATAAACTTTTCTCTACCTAAATCATGTCTTGAAATACCTTGTTCTCTTAAACGTTGCTCAACTTTAACTTGAGTTGCAATTCCAGCATGATCCATTCCTGGAATTCAAACAGTATCAAAACCATTTAATTTCTTAAATCTAATTAATATATCTTGTAAAGCTCCATCTCAAGCATGTCCTAAATGTAATTTACCTGTAACATTTGGAGGAGGAATTACTATTGAATATGGTTGCTTTTTTTTGTCAAATTCAGCTTTAAATAATTCTTGATCTAATCAAAATTCATATTTGTCTTTTTCAACTTCTAAATGATTATATTTTTTTTCTAATTCTTTCATTTTTTTGCTCCCTTTTAAATAAAAAAATTCCT includes these proteins:
- a CDS encoding valine--tRNA ligase, giving the protein MKELEKKYNHLEVEKDKYEFWLDQELFKAEFDKKKQPYSIVIPPPNVTGKLHLGHAWDGALQDILIRFKKLNGFDTVWIPGMDHAGIATQVKVEQRLREQGISRHDLGREKFIEKVWEWKEEYAKTIRSQWAKLGLSLDYSKEKFTYSDQLNEIVNYVFVNMYEKGLIYKGKRIINWDPKQKTAISNIEVIYKETKGAMYHFKYILNDNKSQFLQVATTRPETMFGDVCLVVNPKDERYSKYIGKTVINPSNQALIPVIGDEYVEIDFGTGIMKCTPAHDINDFELGLKHNLEQIVVMNDDATMNEKALEFNGLDRFVAREKIVEKLTKEGTFIKKEEITHQVGYSERSNVIVEPFISDQWFVKMDYLANQVLELQNSKEAINFYPNRFNETLNKWMQNTYDWTISRQLWWGHQIPAWYHNQTKEVYVGVNPPKDESNWTRDSDVLDTWFSSAFWPFATMDWNEKKESEMMKRYFPVSTMVTGYDIIFFWVARMVFQSLEFTKSKPFKDVLIHGLVRDSEGAKMSKSLGNGVDPMDVIEKYGADSLRYFLLTNSSPGQDLRYSEEKLTSTWNFINKIWNASRFVMMNIDKIPTNEEFENNFKKPDLSRNQIDLWILNKLSETQIQVKEAIDKYEFTIAGKVLYNFIWDDYCSWYIELAKAQIGENDLLNNEQKEFSKLTLGFVLKNILIMLHPFMPFVTEEIYQSFDLESSILKERWLEKEFNNEVESIKHIFDIITTLREFRANQNIKNSINLNVYLNISKSSFKEILNNEIEYIKLFIEKIVNCSLQINEINEQEFTSLPVKDYFLDIPNKDFFDKEKVLLETQEKVNELLKEIERSEKMLSNENFIKRAAPEKVEDEKRKYEDYKKQYILLLEKLNELKK